Proteins encoded in a region of the Gemmatimonadota bacterium genome:
- a CDS encoding GWxTD domain-containing protein — protein sequence MNIRYWVHFLLFFCFIGPAAAEDTDLDAVYLKAQALGRKTLIREALKTLNEAVPSSADSTLLLARIGHLYLRLQLPDSAEAAFVRALKNDSQQGDAHLGMGRVLLEYRNKLKRATSHLEKAIQADSNRAESHEVLGRTYLARGKEKDALQAANRALQINSRYGPAHLLLARLYRKKGDTHQALSHYNSYLSRGAQDETPALEFALEFLTEKRYNIVTQIAAHMADARRLPLLAQVLLASRRYEDALSVFQKYLDTLSPQEKSVYEDISLIATPEEIASYRAISDEDVDAFLNAFWIRKDPFGTTGGNQRRAEHYRRVWHARTFFGRYKYPFDQRGEIYIRYGEPDYRSTWREPNASIPIPVQRIQEKLAFQLYGRPGTTATYTGPVFPVRIALRNVESNLPLEEDDGTLGLRGWKPVTAGNDFSSVPWEVWIYPDINHGIEVVFTDEMHTNIYNYAPVPSIDREDAYDVASRGSPLRFLRLMNDFSPASQVAAAAAKKPERYDTSDLDPLNFYYEALSFRGQDGKTDLQINIGLPIDEVAISTDPDTTVVVERRIALVDDQNREAKRLREDVAIPLPPGLRGKSLIARDRIDIPLPPGEYDLAVQMWRIHTNRLGNYREKVRLHDFSGDSLMLSDLQIAQHIEEPTSVPQSQSDTLTARDKWRITTSPSRTFFPGTPIFVYFEIYNLTRDTFEQTRYEVAFAVAPEKGRELASQPRIRRRDGELITVQYEQTGRELWIADYVELDIGRVEPGRYRLLMTVKDLNSAQTATREGIFRIANR from the coding sequence ATGAATATTCGCTATTGGGTACACTTCCTTCTATTTTTCTGCTTTATCGGACCTGCCGCCGCCGAAGACACGGATCTGGACGCCGTATATCTCAAAGCCCAGGCACTCGGACGAAAAACCCTGATCAGAGAAGCACTCAAAACATTAAACGAAGCCGTGCCGAGTTCTGCGGACTCCACCCTCCTACTCGCCCGTATCGGCCATCTCTATCTTCGACTCCAACTGCCCGACAGCGCCGAAGCCGCATTTGTTCGCGCCCTGAAAAACGACTCGCAGCAGGGAGACGCCCATCTGGGAATGGGACGCGTACTCCTGGAATATCGCAACAAACTCAAGCGCGCGACCTCACACCTCGAAAAGGCAATACAGGCCGACTCCAATCGCGCTGAAAGCCACGAAGTCCTCGGCAGAACCTATCTGGCGCGAGGAAAAGAAAAAGACGCCCTGCAAGCGGCAAACAGAGCACTTCAAATCAACTCTCGATATGGTCCAGCCCACCTGCTACTGGCGCGTCTTTATCGCAAAAAAGGCGACACCCACCAGGCACTATCCCACTACAACAGCTACCTGTCCCGCGGCGCACAGGACGAAACACCCGCCCTTGAATTTGCCCTTGAATTCTTGACCGAAAAACGCTACAACATCGTGACCCAAATCGCCGCGCACATGGCCGATGCGCGAAGACTTCCGCTATTGGCGCAAGTGCTATTGGCCTCGCGGCGTTATGAAGACGCCCTATCCGTATTTCAAAAATACCTGGACACCCTATCGCCACAGGAAAAATCGGTCTATGAAGATATATCCCTCATCGCCACCCCAGAAGAAATCGCATCGTATCGCGCGATCTCAGACGAAGATGTGGACGCCTTTCTGAACGCCTTCTGGATCCGCAAAGATCCCTTTGGCACAACCGGAGGGAACCAGAGACGCGCAGAACACTACCGCCGCGTCTGGCATGCGCGAACCTTCTTCGGGCGTTACAAATACCCCTTTGACCAGCGGGGCGAAATCTACATCCGATACGGAGAGCCGGACTACCGCTCCACCTGGCGAGAACCAAACGCCAGCATACCGATCCCCGTGCAGCGCATACAGGAAAAACTGGCATTTCAACTCTACGGCCGTCCCGGCACAACCGCAACCTACACCGGACCCGTATTTCCCGTCCGCATCGCGCTTCGAAATGTCGAAAGCAACCTCCCCCTCGAAGAAGACGACGGCACCCTCGGCTTGCGCGGGTGGAAACCCGTCACAGCCGGGAACGATTTCTCCAGCGTACCCTGGGAAGTGTGGATCTATCCCGACATCAACCACGGCATAGAAGTCGTATTCACCGACGAAATGCACACCAATATCTACAACTACGCACCCGTGCCCTCCATCGATAGAGAAGACGCTTATGACGTCGCCTCCCGCGGGTCCCCACTCAGATTCCTCCGACTCATGAACGACTTCTCGCCCGCATCGCAAGTCGCAGCAGCAGCAGCAAAAAAACCCGAACGCTACGACACATCCGACCTCGATCCCCTCAATTTCTATTACGAAGCTCTATCATTCCGCGGGCAAGACGGCAAAACAGACCTGCAGATCAACATCGGCCTCCCAATAGACGAAGTGGCGATATCCACCGATCCGGACACCACAGTCGTAGTCGAACGCCGCATCGCCCTCGTAGATGATCAGAACCGCGAAGCAAAACGCCTTCGGGAAGACGTCGCTATACCCCTTCCCCCCGGACTCCGCGGGAAAAGCCTGATCGCCAGAGACCGCATCGACATCCCCCTACCCCCCGGCGAATACGACCTCGCCGTGCAAATGTGGCGAATTCACACCAACCGCCTGGGCAATTATCGGGAAAAAGTCCGCCTGCACGACTTTTCCGGTGACAGCTTGATGCTCAGCGATCTACAAATCGCACAGCATATTGAAGAACCGACTTCCGTACCCCAGAGCCAGAGCGACACCTTGACTGCGCGCGACAAATGGCGCATCACAACATCGCCGTCCCGCACCTTTTTCCCGGGCACGCCCATCTTCGTCTATTTTGAAATCTACAACCTGACGCGAGACACCTTTGAGCAAACGCGCTACGAAGTCGCCTTTGCCGTAGCACCAGAAAAGGGCCGCGAACTCGCCTCACAACCCAGAATACGGCGAAGAGATGGGGAACTGATCACTGTACAATACGAACAAACGGGCCGCGAACTCTGGATCGCCGACTACGTCGAATTGGACATCGGCCGCGTTGAACCCGGGCGGTATCGCTTGCTTATGACCGTAAAAGACCTCAACAGTGCCCAGACTGCTACTCGGGAAGGCATATTCCGAATAGCAAATCGGTAA